A region of Selenomonadales bacterium 4137-cl DNA encodes the following proteins:
- a CDS encoding cob(I)yrinic acid a,c-diamide adenosyltransferase, with protein MNAAAAPLLIYTGDGKGKTTAALGLAVAAAACGRRAVVVQFQKGGGYSGELFAQVHLPALTIRQFGHGCAIAARIKSGEATCRKCGECFRANRDPANPYAARALAYAAGALQDERPAVLVLDEISHALRRGLLNPGQVIALIGSRSPETTVVLTGRHMPDELIALADQVTYCRAVKHPMKDLHIDARRGVEY; from the coding sequence GTGAACGCCGCAGCAGCCCCGCTTCTCATCTACACCGGCGACGGCAAGGGCAAGACCACTGCGGCTTTAGGGCTGGCGGTCGCCGCCGCGGCCTGCGGCCGGCGGGCGGTCGTCGTGCAGTTCCAGAAGGGCGGCGGCTACAGCGGCGAACTGTTCGCCCAGGTTCACCTGCCAGCCCTCACCATCCGTCAGTTCGGCCACGGCTGCGCCATCGCCGCCCGCATCAAAAGCGGCGAAGCCACCTGCCGCAAATGCGGCGAGTGCTTCCGCGCCAACCGGGACCCGGCCAACCCTTACGCCGCCCGGGCCCTCGCCTACGCGGCCGGCGCGCTGCAAGACGAACGGCCCGCCGTCCTCGTCCTCGACGAGATCAGCCACGCCCTGCGCCGCGGCCTTCTCAACCCCGGCCAGGTCATCGCCCTGATCGGTTCCCGGTCTCCAGAAACCACCGTGGTTCTCACCGGCCGCCACATGCCTGACGAGCTGATCGCGCTCGCCGACCAGGTTACTTACTGCCGCGCCGTTAAACACCCGATGAAAGATTTACACATCGACGCCCGCCGCGGGGTTGAGTACTGA
- a CDS encoding precorrin-8X methylmutase: protein MDFITDPGLIEERSMAIIAPHLAGFDLTPAAAKIYSRIIHAAGDVDYANHIRIHPLTAEAAGRALKGGCDIFCDVEMVRTGVNRRRLGEFGGSAHCLIADPAIAAAAKSAGTTRAMAAMRAFGSRLHGAVVAIGNAPTALFELLKIMEETDIRPAAIIGVPVGFVGAAESKDLLAATSPVPYITVAGTKGGSPIAAAAVNAILYLQE from the coding sequence GTGGACTTCATCACCGACCCCGGCCTGATCGAAGAGCGGAGCATGGCCATCATCGCTCCCCATCTCGCCGGCTTCGACCTGACCCCCGCCGCGGCCAAAATTTACTCCCGCATCATCCACGCCGCCGGCGACGTCGACTACGCCAACCACATCCGCATCCATCCCCTGACCGCCGAAGCCGCCGGCCGGGCCCTCAAAGGCGGCTGCGACATCTTCTGCGACGTCGAGATGGTGCGCACCGGCGTCAACCGGCGCCGCCTGGGCGAATTCGGCGGCAGCGCCCACTGCCTGATCGCCGACCCGGCGATCGCCGCCGCCGCCAAAAGCGCCGGCACCACCCGCGCCATGGCCGCGATGCGCGCCTTCGGGTCCCGCCTCCACGGTGCGGTCGTCGCCATCGGCAACGCCCCCACCGCGCTGTTCGAACTGCTCAAAATCATGGAGGAGACGGACATCCGCCCGGCGGCGATCATCGGCGTGCCCGTCGGCTTTGTCGGCGCCGCCGAATCCAAAGACCTGCTCGCCGCCACCTCCCCTGTGCCCTACATAACCGTTGCCGGCACCAAGGGCGGCAGCCCCATCGCCGCCGCCGCCGTCAACGCCATCCTCTACCTGCAGGAGTGA
- a CDS encoding CbiX/SirB N-terminal domain-containing protein: MKQGIVVLGHGSRASVGEANQVVFQISDIIKERLGSDLVETAIMNRKSGLATIEDAVAGLVARGAASIVIVPMFFANGMHIQHDIPEEIADLKNRFPGVSVTMAAHIGPDPRIADILLDRIREAE; this comes from the coding sequence ATGAAACAGGGAATCGTAGTCCTCGGCCACGGCAGCCGCGCCAGCGTCGGCGAAGCCAACCAGGTCGTATTCCAGATCAGCGACATCATCAAAGAGCGCCTCGGCAGCGATCTGGTGGAAACAGCCATCATGAACCGCAAATCCGGACTCGCCACCATCGAGGACGCCGTCGCCGGCCTCGTCGCCCGCGGCGCGGCCAGCATCGTCATCGTGCCGATGTTTTTCGCCAACGGCATGCACATCCAGCATGACATCCCCGAGGAAATCGCCGACCTCAAGAACCGTTTCCCCGGCGTTTCCGTAACCATGGCCGCCCACATCGGCCCCGACCCCCGCATCGCCGACATCCTGCTGGACCGCATCCGGGAGGCTGAGTAA
- the cobK gene encoding precorrin-6A reductase: MIVVLAGTRDGRELAAVLARQGWPVSVAVVSDYGRRLAATQGLTVHTGCRDTAGLVALFKTEGARAVIDASHPYAANASHNAQAACQALELPYLRYERPPALLPQYDKLHLAADAADAARLAAGLGKVIFLATGSRTLAVFKNEPLLAGRRLIARVLPEPEVLTVCRRLGFAPADIIALQGPFSHQLNLALYRDYGAEVVVTKNSGIVGGTDNKISAVVELGLSLVVIDRPAVEYSRVAADFDAVSEFVKEVMQ; the protein is encoded by the coding sequence GTGATCGTCGTCCTCGCCGGCACCAGGGACGGGCGGGAGCTCGCGGCCGTCCTCGCCCGGCAGGGCTGGCCGGTCAGCGTCGCCGTCGTCTCCGACTACGGCCGCCGACTGGCCGCCACCCAGGGACTGACAGTCCATACCGGCTGCCGCGACACCGCCGGCCTGGTGGCCCTGTTCAAAACGGAAGGCGCCCGGGCGGTCATCGACGCCAGCCACCCTTACGCCGCCAACGCATCCCATAACGCCCAGGCCGCCTGCCAAGCCCTCGAACTGCCCTACCTGCGCTACGAGCGCCCGCCGGCGCTCCTGCCGCAGTACGACAAGCTCCACCTGGCTGCCGACGCCGCCGACGCCGCCCGCCTGGCCGCCGGCCTGGGGAAGGTGATCTTCCTGGCCACCGGCAGCCGTACCCTGGCAGTGTTCAAAAACGAACCGCTGCTGGCCGGCCGCCGCCTGATCGCCCGCGTCCTGCCCGAGCCCGAAGTCCTCACCGTCTGTAGGCGCCTGGGCTTCGCCCCCGCCGACATCATCGCCCTGCAGGGGCCGTTCTCCCATCAGCTCAACCTCGCCCTATACCGCGACTATGGCGCCGAAGTCGTCGTCACCAAAAACAGCGGCATCGTCGGCGGCACCGACAATAAAATCAGCGCCGTCGTCGAACTCGGCCTGTCCCTGGTGGTCATCGACCGGCCGGCGGTCGAGTACAGCCGCGTCGCCGCAGATTTCGACGCCGTAAGCGAATTTGTCAAGGAGGTCATGCAATGA
- the cobJ gene encoding precorrin-3B C(17)-methyltransferase, whose protein sequence is MSKRAADALAAAEVIVGYDTYLGLIADFLPGKKIIGTGMTQEIDRCQAAVEEAMAGRRVAVVSSGDPGIYGMAGLVLELVFKYPPALQPVVDIVPGISAIGAAAALLGAPVMHDFAVISLSDLLTPWETIVKRVEMAAAGDFVIALYNPKSTRRISHIEQVREIVLRHRPATTPVGIVHHASRKDESVVLSDLENFTREHIDMFSLVIIGNSRTYTAAGRMITPRGYSL, encoded by the coding sequence ATGAGCAAGCGCGCGGCCGACGCCCTCGCCGCCGCCGAAGTAATCGTCGGCTATGACACCTATCTCGGCCTCATCGCCGATTTTCTCCCCGGCAAAAAAATCATCGGCACCGGCATGACCCAGGAGATCGACCGCTGCCAGGCGGCCGTCGAGGAAGCCATGGCCGGCAGGCGGGTCGCCGTCGTATCCAGCGGCGACCCTGGCATCTACGGCATGGCCGGCCTGGTGCTCGAACTTGTCTTCAAGTATCCGCCGGCGCTCCAGCCCGTGGTCGATATCGTCCCCGGCATCAGCGCCATCGGCGCCGCCGCGGCGCTGCTCGGCGCACCCGTCATGCACGACTTCGCCGTCATCAGCCTCAGCGACCTCCTCACCCCCTGGGAAACAATCGTCAAGCGGGTCGAGATGGCCGCCGCCGGCGACTTCGTCATTGCCCTCTACAACCCCAAAAGCACCCGCCGGATAAGCCACATCGAGCAAGTGCGGGAAATCGTCCTCCGTCACCGCCCGGCGACCACGCCGGTGGGCATCGTCCACCACGCCAGCCGGAAGGACGAAAGCGTCGTCCTGTCCGACCTCGAGAACTTCACCCGCGAGCACATCGACATGTTCTCCCTCGTCATCATCGGCAACAGCCGCACCTATACCGCCGCCGGGCGGATGATAACCCCGCGGGGGTATTCGCTGTGA
- a CDS encoding cobalt-precorrin 5A hydrolase: MKTAVISVTDNGARLAAGIAAKLTCKIDLYAKAGREGGTKAVTYESLSELVAAIYNKYNGLLFVMAAGIVVRVIAPHIRDKRYDPAVVVMDEAGRHAISLLAGHIGGANELTRVFADAAGAVPVITTATDIQHKPAPDVLAARIGLEIEPFDQLKHINAALVAGKRVVFFIDCTLPNHEHYVKLAAEQCIMLVTSEDLVHTDRYDAAVVISDKEMYMVKPHIFLRPATMAVGVGCRRGVTSAALFTAITDACKKIGRSVKSVGSVATTAVKDDEIGLLAMVEQMAVPFRTYSNEQLQQCIEKNGLETSPFVEEQIGVGNVCEAAALLAAGTDRLLLCKTIYDKISVAIAEVKSPSSV, encoded by the coding sequence ATGAAAACCGCAGTAATTTCCGTGACCGACAACGGGGCCCGCCTGGCGGCCGGCATCGCCGCCAAACTAACCTGCAAGATCGACCTCTACGCCAAGGCCGGCAGGGAGGGGGGGACGAAAGCGGTCACCTACGAAAGCCTGAGCGAGCTCGTCGCCGCGATATACAACAAATACAACGGGCTGCTCTTCGTCATGGCCGCCGGCATCGTCGTCCGCGTCATCGCCCCCCATATCCGCGATAAGCGCTACGACCCGGCCGTCGTCGTCATGGACGAAGCCGGCCGGCACGCCATCAGCCTCCTCGCCGGCCACATCGGCGGCGCCAACGAACTGACCCGCGTCTTCGCCGACGCGGCGGGCGCCGTCCCGGTCATCACCACCGCCACCGACATCCAGCACAAACCCGCCCCCGACGTGCTCGCCGCCCGTATCGGCCTGGAGATCGAGCCCTTCGACCAGCTCAAGCACATCAACGCCGCCCTCGTCGCCGGCAAACGGGTCGTCTTCTTCATCGACTGCACCCTGCCCAACCACGAGCACTACGTCAAACTGGCGGCCGAACAGTGCATCATGCTCGTCACCAGCGAAGACCTCGTCCACACCGACCGCTACGACGCCGCCGTGGTCATCTCCGACAAGGAGATGTACATGGTCAAGCCCCATATCTTCCTGCGGCCGGCCACCATGGCCGTCGGCGTCGGCTGTCGGCGGGGCGTGACCAGCGCCGCCCTGTTCACCGCCATCACCGACGCCTGCAAAAAGATCGGCCGCAGCGTCAAAAGCGTGGGCTCGGTCGCCACCACCGCCGTCAAGGACGACGAAATCGGCCTGCTGGCCATGGTGGAACAGATGGCAGTGCCCTTTCGGACATACAGCAACGAGCAGTTACAGCAATGCATCGAAAAAAACGGCCTCGAAACATCGCCTTTTGTAGAAGAACAGATTGGAGTGGGGAACGTATGCGAAGCGGCGGCTCTATTAGCGGCGGGAACGGACAGGCTCCTGCTGTGCAAAACGATCTACGACAAAATATCGGTTGCCATCGCCGAGGTCAAATCGCCGTCGTCGGTCTAG
- the cobM gene encoding precorrin-4 C(11)-methyltransferase: MTVRFVGAGPGDPELITVKGQRLLAAADTIIYAGSLVNPALLCLAKQDAVIMNSASMTLDEVIDAIVRATGEGREVVRLHTGDPSIYGAIKEQMDALDKRGIPYEVVPGVSSFLAAAAALRCEYTLPEVSQTVIVTRLEGRTPVPEREKLAALAAHRATMCIFLSVHMLDSVVDELTAGGYPADTPIAVVQKASWPDEKIYRGTLATIARTVEEAGVDRTAMIVVGRCLDGDYALSKLYSPDFGHMFREAK, encoded by the coding sequence ATGACAGTCCGCTTCGTAGGCGCCGGCCCCGGCGACCCCGAGCTCATCACCGTCAAAGGCCAGCGTCTCCTTGCCGCCGCCGATACCATCATCTACGCCGGCTCGCTCGTCAACCCGGCCCTCCTCTGCTTAGCCAAGCAGGACGCCGTCATCATGAACAGCGCATCCATGACCTTGGACGAGGTCATCGACGCCATCGTCCGGGCGACCGGCGAAGGCAGGGAGGTGGTCAGGCTGCACACCGGCGACCCCAGCATCTACGGGGCCATAAAAGAGCAAATGGACGCCCTCGACAAACGCGGCATTCCCTACGAGGTCGTCCCCGGCGTCAGCTCCTTCCTGGCCGCCGCCGCCGCCCTCCGCTGCGAATACACCCTGCCGGAAGTATCCCAGACCGTCATCGTTACCCGCCTCGAAGGCCGCACCCCGGTGCCGGAGCGCGAAAAACTCGCCGCGCTCGCCGCTCACCGGGCGACGATGTGCATCTTCCTCAGCGTCCACATGCTGGACAGCGTCGTCGACGAACTCACCGCCGGCGGTTATCCAGCCGACACCCCCATCGCCGTAGTCCAGAAAGCTTCCTGGCCTGACGAGAAAATCTATCGCGGCACCCTCGCCACCATCGCCCGCACGGTGGAAGAGGCGGGCGTCGACCGCACCGCCATGATCGTGGTCGGCCGCTGCCTGGACGGCGACTACGCGTTGTCGAAGCTCTACTCTCCCGATTTCGGGCATATGTTCAGGGAGGCAAAATGA
- the cobI gene encoding precorrin-2 C(20)-methyltransferase gives MTGKFYGIGVGPGDPDLLTLRAAALLKTADVVCIPRSAADNESVALKVAGAHIGPAAEMIEVSTPMTRDKDQLEAEWRRGAEKIAASLAAGKNVAFITIGDAMLFSTYTYLLKHVRDLIPEVEVESVPGVTSFAAAAAHLDLPLSEGTEKLAILPAVDDPEALRPLLAAFDNAVLMKVAGKYEQIVAVLGDLGLKDKAVFVSRLGYPDQFVTRDLDSLVGKKRDYLSLILIKKGGLG, from the coding sequence ATGACCGGTAAATTCTACGGCATCGGCGTCGGGCCCGGCGACCCCGACCTGCTCACCCTCCGCGCCGCCGCCCTGCTCAAAACCGCCGACGTCGTCTGCATCCCCCGCTCGGCCGCCGACAACGAAAGCGTCGCCCTCAAGGTGGCCGGCGCCCACATCGGCCCCGCCGCGGAAATGATCGAAGTCTCCACCCCCATGACCCGCGACAAGGATCAGCTCGAAGCCGAATGGCGTCGCGGCGCCGAAAAAATTGCCGCCAGCCTCGCCGCCGGCAAAAACGTCGCCTTCATCACCATCGGCGACGCCATGCTGTTCAGCACCTACACCTACCTCCTCAAGCACGTCCGCGACCTTATCCCCGAAGTCGAAGTCGAGAGCGTCCCCGGCGTCACCTCGTTCGCCGCCGCCGCCGCCCACCTCGACCTCCCCCTTTCCGAAGGCACGGAAAAACTCGCCATCCTGCCCGCCGTCGACGACCCGGAGGCCCTGCGGCCGCTCTTAGCCGCCTTCGACAACGCCGTCCTCATGAAGGTCGCCGGCAAATACGAGCAAATCGTCGCCGTCCTCGGCGACCTCGGCCTCAAGGACAAAGCCGTCTTCGTCAGCCGGCTGGGCTACCCCGACCAGTTCGTCACCCGCGACCTCGACAGCCTCGTCGGCAAGAAACGCGACTACCTGTCGCTCATCCTGATAAAAAAGGGGGGACTCGGATGA
- the cbiT gene encoding precorrin-6Y C5,15-methyltransferase (decarboxylating) subunit CbiT, with protein sequence MTPAVPGIPDQEFIRGDIPMTKQDVRILALVKARIGPAATVIDIGAGTGSISVEAALLANRGRVFAVEKEAEGAALIRANAAKFGAANIEIVAGAAPEALAGLPSADAIFVGGSGGHLAAILAAADRLLVPGGRLIVTAVTVETLHQALADLEARPGYRTEAACVQVTRLHRAGGKHLFQANNPVYIIACTKGGPQ encoded by the coding sequence ATGACCCCGGCCGTTCCCGGCATACCCGACCAGGAATTCATCCGCGGCGACATTCCGATGACCAAACAGGACGTCCGCATCCTCGCCCTCGTAAAAGCCAGGATCGGCCCCGCCGCCACCGTCATCGACATCGGCGCCGGCACGGGCTCGATAAGCGTCGAGGCAGCCCTGTTAGCCAACCGCGGCCGCGTTTTCGCCGTCGAGAAAGAAGCCGAGGGCGCGGCCCTAATCCGCGCCAACGCCGCAAAATTCGGCGCCGCCAACATCGAAATCGTCGCCGGCGCGGCCCCCGAAGCCCTCGCCGGCCTCCCCTCCGCCGACGCCATCTTCGTCGGCGGCAGCGGCGGTCACCTCGCCGCCATCCTCGCCGCCGCCGACCGGTTGCTCGTCCCCGGCGGCCGCCTCATCGTCACCGCCGTAACCGTCGAAACGCTTCACCAGGCGCTCGCCGACCTCGAAGCACGGCCAGGCTATCGAACCGAGGCCGCCTGCGTCCAGGTCACCCGCCTCCACAGGGCCGGCGGCAAGCACCTCTTCCAGGCCAACAACCCGGTGTACATCATAGCCTGCACCAAGGGAGGACCACAATGA
- the cbiE gene encoding precorrin-6y C5,15-methyltransferase (decarboxylating) subunit CbiE — MDHKITVIGIGPGSPDYLPPIAARAIARAKVLVGGRRALAAFAPAGSETYPIGGDIAAVLAYIGRRLAEGDVAVLVSGDPGFHSLLAALRREFGPGRLEVIPGVSSVQLAFARLACPWQDAVLVSLHGRAAADGALDYAPGKKLALLTDAANAPHAIAGELLACGWPPATAVWLCADLSYPGEQILATDLAAAAAGAGCEHCVMVVMA; from the coding sequence ATGGATCATAAAATAACCGTTATCGGCATCGGACCCGGCTCGCCCGACTACCTGCCCCCCATAGCCGCCCGCGCCATCGCCCGGGCCAAGGTGCTGGTCGGCGGCCGCCGGGCCCTGGCCGCCTTCGCCCCTGCGGGCAGCGAAACCTACCCCATCGGCGGCGACATCGCCGCTGTCCTTGCATACATCGGCCGCCGCCTGGCGGAAGGCGACGTCGCGGTCCTCGTCTCCGGCGACCCGGGCTTCCACAGCCTGCTCGCCGCCCTCCGCCGCGAATTCGGGCCCGGACGCCTCGAAGTCATCCCCGGCGTCAGCTCCGTCCAGCTAGCCTTCGCCCGCCTGGCCTGTCCCTGGCAGGACGCCGTCCTCGTCAGCCTCCACGGCCGCGCGGCCGCCGACGGCGCCCTCGACTACGCGCCTGGCAAAAAACTCGCCCTCCTCACCGACGCCGCCAACGCCCCGCACGCCATCGCCGGCGAACTCCTCGCCTGCGGCTGGCCGCCGGCCACCGCCGTATGGCTGTGCGCCGACCTTTCCTACCCCGGCGAACAGATCCTGGCGACCGACCTCGCCGCCGCGGCGGCCGGCGCCGGTTGCGAACACTGCGTGATGGTGGTGATGGCATGA
- the cbiD gene encoding cobalt-precorrin-5B (C(1))-methyltransferase CbiD produces the protein MSSKTLRRGITTGTCAAAAAKAAVLAALGRPALTVEVATPQGNLIPVGVAASRAIDGGGSAAVVKDAGDDPDVTDGVTVAVDVVITADEAIVILAGEGVGTVTKPGLAMPVGQPAVNPGPRLMIETALRDVLPAGRGAVATIAIPGGRELAARTLNPALGIEGGLSVIGTTGIVEPMSEEAWKTSLTPQLSVVKALGHDTAVFVPGKIGQDIAINKCRLPADRVVQTSNFVGHMLESAADQGLRQILLFGHLGKIVKVAAGIFHTHSRMADARLETLAAYAAAEGAPREAVEEILACVTTEAAVEVIGRYPVGGVWRRLAAQASSRAARFVHGRLTVGTAIVTLKGDILGRDDQADKIGGTLGWIIK, from the coding sequence GTGTCCAGCAAGACCCTCCGCCGGGGCATAACCACCGGCACCTGCGCCGCCGCCGCCGCCAAGGCGGCCGTCCTTGCCGCTCTCGGCCGCCCGGCCCTGACGGTCGAGGTCGCCACGCCGCAGGGCAACCTCATCCCCGTCGGCGTGGCCGCCAGCCGCGCCATCGATGGCGGCGGCAGCGCCGCCGTCGTCAAGGACGCCGGCGACGACCCCGACGTCACCGATGGCGTCACCGTCGCCGTAGACGTCGTTATCACCGCCGACGAGGCGATAGTCATCCTCGCCGGCGAAGGCGTCGGCACCGTCACCAAACCCGGCCTGGCCATGCCTGTCGGCCAGCCGGCGGTCAACCCCGGACCCCGCCTAATGATCGAAACCGCCCTCCGCGACGTGCTCCCCGCCGGCCGGGGCGCCGTCGCCACCATCGCCATCCCCGGCGGCCGCGAGCTTGCCGCCCGCACCCTCAATCCCGCCCTCGGCATCGAAGGCGGACTGTCCGTCATCGGCACCACCGGCATCGTCGAGCCCATGTCCGAGGAAGCGTGGAAAACCTCCCTCACCCCTCAGCTCAGCGTCGTCAAAGCCCTCGGCCACGACACCGCCGTCTTCGTCCCCGGCAAGATCGGCCAGGACATCGCCATAAACAAATGCCGCCTGCCCGCCGACCGGGTCGTCCAGACCTCGAACTTCGTCGGCCACATGCTTGAAAGCGCTGCCGACCAGGGGTTGCGGCAGATACTGCTCTTTGGCCATCTCGGCAAAATCGTCAAAGTCGCCGCCGGCATCTTCCACACCCACAGCCGCATGGCCGACGCCCGGCTCGAAACGCTCGCCGCGTACGCCGCCGCCGAAGGCGCCCCCCGCGAGGCGGTCGAGGAAATCCTCGCCTGCGTCACCACCGAAGCCGCGGTCGAGGTTATCGGCCGCTACCCCGTAGGCGGCGTCTGGCGCCGCCTGGCCGCGCAGGCCAGCAGCCGCGCCGCGCGCTTCGTCCACGGCCGGCTGACCGTCGGCACCGCCATCGTCACCCTCAAGGGCGATATCCTCGGCCGCGACGACCAGGCCGACAAAATCGGAGGCACTCTCGGATGGATCATAAAATAA